A region from the Plutella xylostella chromosome 8, ilPluXylo3.1, whole genome shotgun sequence genome encodes:
- the LOC105388810 gene encoding myosin heavy chain, muscle isoform X10: MPKAVVQEGEDPDPTPYLFVSLEQKRIDQSKPYDGKKACWVPDDKEGFLQGEIKATKGDLVTVVLPGGEEKTLKKEFISQVNPPKFEKVEDMADLTYLNDAAVLHNLRQRYYAKLIYTYSGLFCVAINPYKRFPVYTFRCAKLYRGKRRSEVPPHIFAISDGAYVNMLTNHENQSMLITGESGAGKTENTKKVIAYFATVGASQKKDPNAEKKGSLEDQVVQTNPVLEAFGNAKTVRNDNSSRFGKFIRIHFGPSGKLAGADIETYLLEKARVISQQALERSYHIFYQMMSGSVPGLKELCFLSNDIHDYYNVSQGKITIPGMDDGEECALTDQAFDILGFTQEEKNDVYKITASVMHMGGMKFKQRGREEQAEADGMEEGERVAKLLGVDCQDLYKNLLKPRIKVGNEFVTQGRNITQVTNSVGALCKGVFDRLFKWLVKKCNETLDTKQKRQHFIGVLDIAGFEIFDFNGFEQLCINFTNEKLQQFFNHHMFVLEQEEYKREGINWTFIDFGMDLLACIDLIEKPMGILSILEEESMFPKATDATFVEKLNNNHLGKSAPYLKPKPPKPGCQAAHFAIGHYAGNVGYNISGWLEKNKDPLNDTVVDQFKKGQNKLLIEIFADHPGQSGDAAAAKGGRGKKGGGFATVSSAYKEQLNNLMTTLRSTQPHFVRCIIPNELKQPGLIDSHLVMHQLTCNGVLEGIRICRKGFPNRMVYPDFKLRYKILNPAGVDKESDPKKIAQVILEATGLDPESYRIGHTKVFFRAGVLGQMEELRDDRLSKIMSWMQAYIRGYLSRKEFKKIQEQRLALQVVQRNLRKYLQLRTWPWWKLWQKVKPLLNVSRVEDELAKLEEKAAKAQEAFEKEEKLRKELEVLNAKLLEEKTALLSNLEGGGRELQDTQERAAKLQAQKNDLESQLRDTQDRLTQEEDARNQLFQNKKKLEQEVAGLKKDVEDLELAVQKSEQDKATKDHQIRNLNDEIAHQDELINKLNKEKKMQGETTQKTAEELQAAEDKVNHLNKVKQKLEQTLDELEDSLEREKKLRGDVEKQRRKVEGDLKLTQEAVADLERNKKELEQTIQRKDKEISSLTAKLEDEQSLVSKSQKQIKELQARIEELEEEVESERQARAKAEKQRADLARELEELGERLEEAGGATSAQIELNKKREAELSKLRRDLEEANIQHESTLANLRKKHNDAVAEMGEQLDQLNKLKAKAEKERSQYFSEVNDLRAGLDHVSNEKAAQEKMVKQLQHQLNEVSNKADEANRTLNDLDAAKKKLSIENSDLLRQLEEAESQVSQLSKIKVSLTTQLEDTKRLADEESRERATLLGKFRNLEHDLDNIREQVEEEAEGKADLQRQLSKANAEAQIWRSKYESEGVARSEELEEAKRKLQARLAEAEETIESLNQKVVALEKTKQRLATEVEDLQLEVDRATAIANAAEKKQKAFDKIIGEWKLKVDDLAAELDASQKECRNYSTELFRLKGAYEEGQEQLEAVRRENKNLADEVKDLLDQIGEGGRNIHEIEKARKRLEAEKDELQAALEEAESALEQEENKVLRAQLELSQVRQEIDRRIQEKEEEFENTRKNHQRALDSMQASLEAEAKGKAEALRMKKKLEADINELEIALDHANKANAEAQKNIKRYQAQIKDLQTALEEEQRARDDAREQLGISERRANALQNELEESRTLLEQADRARRQAEQELGDAHEQLNELSAQAASLSAAKRKLESELQTLHSDLDELLNEAKNSEEKAKKAMVDAARLADELRSEQEHAQTQEKLRKALEQQIKELQVRLDEAEANALKGGKKAIQKLEQRVRELENELDGEQRRHADAQKNLRKSERRIKELTFQAEEDRKNHERMQDLVDKLQQKIKTYKRQIEEAEEIAALNLAKFRKAQQELEEAEERADLAEQAISKFRGKGRAGSVARGVSPAPPRSRPSAFDGFGTFPPRFDLAPENDF; the protein is encoded by the exons ATGCCGAAGGCAGTGGTTCAAGAGGGCGAGGACCCCGACCCAACCCCATACCTGTTCGTGTCTCTGGAACAGAAGCGAATTGACCAGAGCAAGCCCTACGATGGCAAGAAGGCATGCTGGGTGCCCGACGACAAGGAGGGTTTCCTGCAGGGAGAGATCAAGGCCACCAAGGGAGACCTGGTGACCGTCGTGCTCCCCGGAGGCGAG GAGAAGACACTAAAGAAAGAGTTCATCTCGCAAGTGAACCCTCCGAAATTCGAGAAAGTCGAAGACATGGCCGACCTCACGTACCTAAACGACGCAGCCGTTTTGCACAACCTGCGACAACGATACTATGCGAAGCTCATCTAC ACGTACTCCGGTCTCTTCTGTGTGGCTATCAACCCCTACAAGAGATTCCCGGTGTACACCTTCCGTTGTGCCAAGCTCTACCGAGGCAAGCGTCGTTCGGAGGTGCCCCCCCACATCTTCGCCATCTCTGACGGTGCCTACGTCAACATGTTGACCAACCACGAGAACCAGTCTATGTTGATTAC CGGAGAGTCTGGTGCCGGAAAGACTGAGAACACGAAGAAGGTAATTGCGTACTTCGCCACCGTCGGTGCGTCCCAGAAGAAGGACCCCAACGCGGAGAAGAAGGGATCCCTGGAGGACCAGGTCGTCCAGACCAACCCGGTGCTTGAAGCCTTCGGTAACGCCAAGACCGTGCGTAACGACAACTCCTCCCGATTC GGTAAATTCATCCGTATCCACTTCGGCCCCTCTGGAAAACTGGCCGGAGCTGACATTGAGACCT ATCTGCTTGAGAAGGCTCGTGTCATCTCCCAGCAGGCTCTGGAACGTTCTTACCACATCTTCTACCAGATGATGTCTGGTTCCGTTCCCGGACTTAAGG AGCTGTGTTTCTTGTCAAACGACATCCATGACTACTACAACGTCTCCCAGGGTAAGATCACGATCCCTGGTATGGATGACGGCGAGGAATGCGCGCTCACCGAC CAAGCCTTCGACATCCTCGGTTTCACCCAAGAGGAGAAGAACGACGTGTACAAGATCACCGCGTCCGTCATGCACATGGGAGGCATGAAGTTCAAGCAGAGGGGTCGTGAGGAGCAGGCTGAGGCCGACGGCATGGAG GAGGGAGAGCGTGTTGCTAAGCTCCTCGGTGTCGACTGCCAGGACCTGTACAAGAACCTGCTGAAGCCCCGCATCAAAGTCGGTAACGAGTTCGTGACCCAGGGTCGTAACATCACCCAGGTGACCAACTCCGTCGGTGCCCTCTGCAAGGGTGTGTTCGACCGTCTCTTCAAGTGGCTGGTCAAGAAGTGTAACGAGACTCTGGACACCAAGCAGAAGAGGCAGCACTTCATCGGTGTGCTGGATATCGCCGGTTTCGAGATCTTCGAC TTCAACGGTTTCGAGCAACTGTGCATCAACTTCACCAACGAGAAGCTGCAGCAGTTCTTTAACCACCACATGTTCGTACTTGAGCAAGAAGAGTACAAGCGCGAGGGTATCAACTGGACCTTCATCGATTTCGGAATGGACTTGCTCGCTTGTATCGATCTGATCGAGAAG CCCATGGGTATCCTCTCCATCCTTGAGGAAGAGTCTATGTTCCCGAAAGCCACTGACGCCACCTTCGTGGAGAAGTTGAACAACAACCACTTGGGCAAGTCTGCTCCTTACCTGAAGCCGAAGCCCCCCAAGCCTGGTTGCCAGGCCGCTCACTTCGCCATCGGCCATTACGCCGGTAAC GTCGGCTACAACATCTCTGGATGGCTGGAGAAGAACAAGGACCCCCTGAACGACACCGTCGTCGACCAGTTCAAGAAGGGTCAGAACAAGCTGCTGATCGAGATCTTCGCTGACCACCCTGGCCAGTCCGgagacgccgccgccgccaagG GCGGTCGTGGTAAGAAGGGAGGTGGTTTCGCCACTGTCTCCTCTGCATACAAG GAACAACTGAACAACCTGATGACCACTCTGAGATCCACCCAGCCTCACTTCGTCCGTTGTATCATCCCCAACGAGTTGAAGCAGCCTG GTCTCATCGACTCTCACCTTGTCATGCACCAGCTGACCTGTAACGGTGTGCTTGAAGGCATCCGTATTTGCCGTAAAGGTTTCCCCAACAGGATGGTGTACCCTGACTTCAAGCTCCG TTACAAGATCCTGAACCCCGCCGGCGTTGACAAAGAATCCGATCCCAAGAAAATTGCCCAAGTCATCCTTGAAGCTAcgggtctagaccctgagagcTACCGTATTGGTCACACTAAG GTGTTCTTCCGCGCCGGAGTGCTGGGTCAGATGGAGGAGCTGCGTGACGACCGTCTCTCCAAGATCATGTCCTGGATGCAGGCCTACATCCGTGGTTACCTGTCCCGTAAGGAGTTCAAGAAGATCCAGGAGCAGAG GTTGGCTCTCCAAGTTGTCCAGCGCAACTTGCGCAAGTACCTGCAGCTCCGCACCTGGCCGTGGTGGAAGTTGTGGCAGAAGGTCAAGCCTCTGCTCAACGTCTCCCGTGTCGAGGATGAGCTCGCG AAACTGGAGGAGAAGGCAGCCAAGGCGCAGGAGGCCTTCGAGAAGGAGGAGAAGCTCCGCAAGGAGCTGGAGGTGCTGAACGCCAAGCTGCTGGAGGAGAAGACGGCGCTGCTGTCCAACCTGGAGGGCGGCGGCCGCGAGCTGCAGGACACGCAGGAGCGCGCCGCCAAGCTGCAGGCTCAGAAGAACGACCTCGAGAGCCAGCTCAGG GACACCCAGGACCGCCTCACCCAGGAGGAGGACGCGCGCAACCAGCTGTTCCAGAACAAGAAGAAGCTGGAGCAGGAGGTCGCCGGCCTCAAAAAGGACGTGGAGGACCTGGAACTGGCCGTGCAGAAGTCCGAGCAGGACAAGGCCACCAAGGACCACCAGATCCGCAACCTCAACGATGAGATCGCCCACCAGGACGAGCTCATCAACAAGCTCAACAAGGAGAAGAAGATGCAGGGCGAGACCACCCAGAAGACCGCCGAGGAGCTGCAGGCCGCCGAGGACAAGGTCAACCACCTCAACAAGGTCAAGCAGAAGCTCGAGCAGACCCTGGACGAGCTCGAGGACTCCCTGGAGCGCGAGAAGAAGCTCCGCGGAGACGTCGAGAAGCAGAGGAGGAAGGTGGAGGGCGACCTCAAGCTGACGCAGGAGGCCGTCGCCGACCTGGAGCGCAACAAGAAGGAGCTCGAGCAGACCATCCAGCGCAAGGACAAGGAGATCTCCTCCCTGACCGCCAAGCTGGAGGACGAGCAGTCCCTCGTGTCCAAGTCGCAGAAGCAGATCAAGGAGCTGCAGGCGCGCATCGAGGAGCTGGAGGAGGAGGTGGAGTCGGAGCGCCAGGCGCGCGCCAAGGCCGAGAAGCAGCGCGCCGACCTGGCCCGCGAGCTGGAGGAGCTGGGCGAGCGGCTGGAGGAGGCCGGCGGTGCCACCTCGGCCCAGATCGAGCTCAACAAGAAGCGCGAGGCCGAGCTTAGCAAGCTCCGCCGCGACCTGGAGGAGGCCAACATCCAGCACGAGTCCACGCTCGCCAACCTGCGCAAGAAGCACAACGACGCCGTCGCCGAGATGGGCGAGCAGCTCGACCAGCTCAACAAGCTCAAGGCTAA GGCTGAGAAGGAACGTTCTCAATACTTTAGCGAAGTCAATGACCTCCGCGCTGGTCTCGACCACGTGTCCAACGAAAAG GCTGCCCAAGAGAAGATGGTGAAGCAGCTGCAGCACCAGCTCAACGAGGTGTCCAACAAGGCCGACGAGGCTAACCGCACCCTCAACGACCTGGACGCCGCCAAGAAGAAGCTCTCCATCGAGAACTCCGACCTGCTGCGCCAGCTCGAGGAGGCTGAGTCCCAGGTGTCTCAGCTGTCCAAGATCAAGGTGTCGCTCACCACCCAGCTCGAGGACACCAAGAGGCTCGCCGACGAGGAATCCAGG GAGCGCGCCACGCTCCTCGGCAAGTTCCGCAACTTGGAGCACGACCTCGACAACATCCGCGAGCAAGTGGAGGAGGAGGCCGAAGGCAAGGCTGACCTGCAGCGCCAGCTCAGCAAGGCCAACGCCGAGGCCCAGATCTGGCGCTCCAAGTACGAGTCCGAGGGAGTCGCCCGCTCCGAGGAGCTGGAGGAGGCCAAGCGCAAGCTCCAGGCCCGCCTCGCCGAGGCCGAGGAGACCATCGAGTCCCTCAACCAGAAGGTCGTCGCTCTCGAGAAGACCAAGCAGCGCCTCGCCACCGAGGTCGAGGACCTGCAGCTCGAGGTCGACCGCGCCACCGCCATCGCCAACGCCGCCGAGAAGAAGCAGAAGGCCTTCGACAAGATCATCGGAGAATGGAAGCTCAAGGTCGACGACCTCGCCGCCGAGCTCGACGCCAGCCAGAAGGAGTGCCGCAACTACTCCACCGAACTGTTCCGTCTCAAGGGCGCCTACGAGGAGGGCCAGGAGCAGCTCGAGGCCGTGCGCCGCGAGAACAAGAACCTGGCCGACGAGGTCAAGGACCTGCTCGACCAGATCGGCGAGGGAGGCCGCAACATCCACGAGATCGAGAAGGCCCGCAAGCGCCTCGAGGCCGAGAAGGACGAGCTCCAGGCCGCCCTCGAGGAGGCCGAGTCCGCGCTCGAGCAGGAGGAGAACAAGGTGCTCCGCGCTCAGCTCGAGCTGTCGCAGGTGCGCCAGGAGATCGACCGCCGCATCCAGGAGAAGGAGGAGGAGTTCGAGAACACGCGCAAGAACCACCAGCGCGCCCTCGACTCCATGCAGGCTTCCCTCGAAGCCGAGGCTAAGGGCAAGGCAGAGGCCCTGCGCATGAAGAAGAAGCTCGAGGCCGACATCAACGAGCTGGAGATCGCCCTCGACCACGCCAACAAGGCCAACGCCGAGGCCCAGAAGAACATCAAGCGCTACCAGGCCCAGATCAAGGACCTGCAGACCGCGCTGGAGGAGGAGCAGCGCGCGCGCGACGACGCCCGCGAGCAGCTCGGCATCTCCGAGCGCCGCGCCAACGCGCTGCAGAACGAGCTGGAGGAGTCGCGCACGCTGCTGGAGCAGGCGGaccgcgcgcgccgccaggCCGAGCAGGAGCTGGGCGACGCGCACGAGCAGCTCAACGAGCTGTCCGCGCAGGCCGCCTCGCTGTCCGCCGCCAAGAGGAAGCTCGAGTCCGAGCTGCAGACGCTGCATTCCGACCTCGACGAGCTGCTCAACGAGGCCAAGAACTCCGAGGAGAAGGCCAAGAAGGCGATGGTGGACGCCGCGCGCCTGGCCGACGAGCTCCGTTCCGAGCAGGAGCACGCGCAGACGCAGGAGAAGCTGCGCAAGGCGCTCGAGCAGCAGATCAAGGAGCTGCAGGTGCGTCTGGACGAGGCCGAGGCCAACGCCCTCAAGGGAGGCAAGAAGGCCATCCAGAAGCTCGAACAGAGGGTGCGCGAGCTCGAGAACGAGCTTGACGGCGAACAGAGGAGACACGCCGACGCCCAGAAGAACCTGCGCAAGTCCGAGAGGCGCATCAAGGAGCTCACGTTCCAGGCCGAGGAGGACCGCAAGAACCACGAGCGCATGCAGGACCTGGTCGACAAGCTGCAGCAGAAGATCAAGACCTACAAGAGGCAGATCGAGGAGGCGGAGGAGATCGCCGCGCTCAACCTGGCCAAGTTCCGCAAGGCCCAGCAGGAGCTGGAGGAGGCGGAGGAGCGCGCCGACCTGGCCGAGCAGGCCATCAGCAAGTTCCGCGGCAAGGGCCGCGCCGGCTCCGTCGCACGAGGAGTCAGCCCCGCG CCCCCCCGCTCGCGCCCCTCTGCATTCGATGGCTTCGGCACCTTCCCACCGAGGTTCGACCTGGCGCCTGAAAACGACTTCTAA